The following proteins come from a genomic window of Phycodurus eques isolate BA_2022a chromosome 9, UOR_Pequ_1.1, whole genome shotgun sequence:
- the spon2b gene encoding spondin-2b, with product MDASTSISSASEALRRLVVVTMLTVGNVVHPMPVPTDVPMCTASEPAQYNLTFTGKWTRTAFPKQYPVYRPPAQWSNLVGVTHSSDYHMWQRNGFASNGVREFTEKGEAWTLMKEVEQAGEQIQSVYGIFSAPAVVGGTGQSNTVVEVFARHSYLSFIVRLIPSPDWFVGVDSVDLCDGDQWKDSVSLELFPYDAGTDNGFTFSSPNFETMPQDKITQITSSFPSHPANSFYYPRLKHLPPIAKVTLTKIRKTNQIISLPVEPTQSNLLPTGNEIEDNLIKTPLDCEVSAWSPWGLCKGKCGKVGLQHRTRYVLMHHANNGAPCPLLEEERKCIPDNCL from the exons ATGGACGCATCGACAAGCATCTCCTCCGCCAGCGAGGCCCTCCGCCGCCTCGTGGTGGTCACGATGCTGACGGTGGGCAACGTCGTCCATCCGATGCCCGTACCGACGGACGTGCCCATGTGTACCGCATCTGAACCTGCCCAGTACAACTTGACCTTTACCGGGAAGTGGACGAGGACGGCGTTCCCCAAACAGTATCCCGTCTACCGCCCCCCTGCACAATGGTCCAACCTTGTCG GCGTGACCCACAGCTCCGACTACCACATGTGGCAGCGTAATGGCTTTGCCAGCAATGGAGTGAGGGAGTTCACGGAGAAAGGCGAAGCTTGGACGCTCATGAAGGAAGTGGAGCAGGCCGGAGAACAGATTCAGAGCGTTTATGGCATCTTCTCAGCTCCTGCTGTCGTAGGAGGCACCGGCCAGAGCAACACTGTGGTCGAGGTCTTTGCCAGACACTCCTAT CTGTCGTTTATCGTGCGTCTCATTCCGAGCCCCGACTGGTTCGTGGGAGTGGACAGCGTGGACCTGTGCGACGGCGACCAGTGGAAAGACAGCGTGTCTCTGGAGCTCTTCCCATACGACGCTGGGACTGACAACGGCTTCACATTCTCCTCTCCCAACTTTGAGACCATGCCGCAGGACAAAATCACCCAG ATAACCTCATCCTTCCCCAGCCACCCTGCAAACTCCTTCTACTACCCCCGCCTGAAGCACCTCCCACCCATCGCCAAGGTAACGCTGACCAAGATAAGGAAGACAAACCAGATCATTAGCCTTCCGGTGGAGCCCACCCAGTCCAACCTGCTGCCAACAGGGAATGAGATTGAGGACAACCTCATAA AAACGCCGCTGGACTGCGAGGTGTCGGCATGGTCTCCCTGGGGCCTGTGCAAGGGCAAGTGCGGCAAAGTTGGCCTGCAGCACCGGACGCGTTACGTTCTCATGCACCACGCCAACAACGGGGCTCCCTGCCCCCTGCTGGAGGAGGAGCGGAAGTGCATCCCAGACAACTGCTTATGA
- the si:ch211-255i20.3 gene encoding transmembrane emp24 domain-containing protein 11: protein MRLRRAGFFLQAYLTLAAAMYFDLGEQEERCVIQEIPEDMLVTGYFLLQPWDLKSSTHSPQLGVTVTVRDPNHEVLMTKRYGIFAKFTFTAHASGQHFLCFQTNSTRFSVFAGERLKLHLDVQIGEHVMNPKADGAKDNLKTLEYSLQHLIDQMVYITKQQDYQREKEETFRQISEDTNSTVLWWAVVQTFLLLSVGFWQMKRLKDFFIAKKLV from the exons ATGAGGCTACGACGGGCTGGCTTCTTCCTGCAGGCTTACCTGACGCTGGCGGCCGCCATGTATTTCGATCTGGGCGAGCAGGAGGAACGATGCGTCATTCAGGAGATTCCCGAGGACATGTTGGTGACGG GATATTTCCTGTTGCAGCCGTGGGACTTGAAGTCGTCCACCCACTCGCCTCAACTCGGCGTCACTGTGACGGTCAGAGACCCCAACCATGAG GTTTTGATGACCAAACGCTATGGCATCTTCGCTAAATTCACCTTCACGGCGCATGCGTCCGGTCAGCACttcctctgcttccaaaccaaCTCCACCAGATTCTCCGTCTTTGCTGGAGAGCGTCTG AAGTTGCATTTGGATGTTCAGATAGGAGAGCACGTCATGAATCCCAAAGCCGACGGCGCCAAAGACAACCTAAAGACACTGGAATACAGCCTGCAACATCTCATTGACCAGATGGTGTACATTACCAAGCAGCAGGATTACCAGAGA GAAAAGGAAGAGACCTTCCGTCAGATCAGCGAAGACACAAACAGTACCGTGCTGTGGTGGGCTGTGGTGCAGACCTTCCTCCTGCTCTCGGTGGGTTTTTGGCAGATGAAGCGGCTCAAGGATTTCTTTATCGCCAAGAAGCTCGTCTGA